TGCCGTGGTGGTAGTCCACGTCCAGCACCGCCACGCGCGCGCAGCCGCGCTCGCGCAGGTGCTGCGCCGCCAGCGCCGCGTTGTTGAGGAAGCAGTAGCCGCCGTAGGTGGAGTGACCCGCGTGGTGCCCCGGAGGTCGGCACAGCGCGTAGGCGCTGCGCTCCCCCTCCGCCACCCAGGCCGCGGCCGTCAGCGCGCACTGCGCGGCGGCGAAGGCGGCGTCCCAGGTGCCCTGGACGATGGGCGTTCCGGCGTCGAAGGCGTAGTAGCCCATCTGTCCGTTGATGCCGGAGGGCAGGTGGTCGCGGCGCATGCCCCGCGCCGGAAAGCCGCTCGGCAGCATGAAGCCCTGCTTGCCGATGGCCCTCCACTGCGCGTGCGCGGTGCGCAGGAACTCCACGAAGCCGGCGTCGTGCACGCCCCACAGCGACTCCAGTCCGAAGGCCTGCGGCTCGCTCACCTCCAGGCCGGCCTGCCTCACCGCCTGCAGGATGAAGTCCGCGCGCGCGGGCATCTCGAAGCAGGGCACCAGCTCACCTCGGTGCAACTCCATGCCGCCGTCGTGAAGGGCGTGCCGCGGGGAATGAACGACTCGCATCGGAATGGCTCCAGGTTGCACGTGCGCCGTGCCAGCACAAGACGTTACAGGACCTTCGTAACGATGGCGTGACGCGCTCAGCCGGGTACTCGCCCGCCGGGAGGTCCAGCTTCTTCACGAAGCCGAGCACGTCCGTAGAGAACGCGAGGGCCTTGGCCTGCTCCTCCATGAGCACGCCGCTCAGCGTCACCTTCATCGCCACCTCCGAGTGGTGGGATCGCCCTTCTCTCATCGGCCGGAAAGTGGCGCCGCGTCAGCCGCTGCCTCTAGGGTTCCCCGCACCTGCTTCCCGAGGACCCTCGCCATGACGCTCACGACCGCCCTGCTCCTGCTCACCCTCGGCGCCGCGCCGGCCCAGCCCGCCGCGAAGAAGTTCGAGTTCGACAGGCACTACCTCGTCCTACTCGAGCGAGTACCTGGCGCCAAGAAGCTGCCGGAGGCCGAGCTGGCGCAGCTGCAGAAAGAGCACCTCGCGCACCTCACGCGCATGGGGGAGAGCGGCAAGATGGTGCTCGCGGGCCCCTTCGATGAGCAGGACGACGTGGGCATGCGCGGCGCGTGCATCTACCGCACCGCCACCAAGGCGGAGGCGAAGCAACTCGCCGAGCAGGACCCGATGGTAAAGGCGGGCCGGCTGAAGGTGCAGGTCATGGCCTGGTACACGGAGAAGGGCTACCTGGCGTTCCCCAAGGCCCCACCCGTCGAGGATGCCAAGGACGTGGCAAAGGACGCGGGCAAGTAGCGCCCACGCAGGCGGGCCACCTCCGCCCCGCCCCCGCTCCACTCGCGGTGTCCTCTCCCTCCTCGGTCCCTGCCCGCCCCGGCCCGGGGCGCCATGCTCGCTTCCTCTGCTCCCGCTTCGGGAAGCGCCTGACCCAAGAGCAGAATCCGGGCAGAATGGCGCGCATGCACATGAGCGCCCTGTTGATGGTGGCACTGCTCGCGGCTCCTGCCCAGCCGCTCACGTGGAAGGTGACAGGAGCGGACGTCACGTTCGAGATGTCCGCGAAGGACCTACGCGCCCTGCGCGATGGCAAGGAGGTGTTCGGCCTGCAGTCACGCCAGGCAGACTTCCTCTCCAACTTCAAGGCCGAGGAGGGCACCAACACCTTCGGCTGGGAGGGCTCCCAGTCCTTGAAGGTGCTGTCGGTGGTGGGCCCCTGGGTGAGCTACGAGAATTCGGACTCGGGCTTCACCGGGGGCGCGCACCCGTACGCGAGCACGTCCTACGTCACCGAGGACGTGACGAAGCCCAAGGGCGCCTTCTCGCTGCTGAGCGTGTTTCCCGAGAAAGACGTGGTCGCGGCGCTCAAGGCGGACCGCTTCATCCGCAAGCACATCCATGATGAGGCGGCGTTCAAGGACGCCAGGACGGTGGATGCGCTGATGCAGAGCCTGGAGCCCGGCGAGGACTGCGTGGGCTTCGACTCAGGTGGGCTCGAGTCCGTGAAGCGCTCGGTCGCGTTCCACCACATCGAGGGTAACA
This region of Myxococcus xanthus genomic DNA includes:
- a CDS encoding histone deacetylase family protein, which produces MRVVHSPRHALHDGGMELHRGELVPCFEMPARADFILQAVRQAGLEVSEPQAFGLESLWGVHDAGFVEFLRTAHAQWRAIGKQGFMLPSGFPARGMRRDHLPSGINGQMGYYAFDAGTPIVQGTWDAAFAAAQCALTAAAWVAEGERSAYALCRPPGHHAGHSTYGGYCFLNNAALAAQHLRERGCARVAVLDVDYHHGNGTQDIFWERADVLVVSLHGTPETEYPYFLGYADERGAGAGEGFTHNFPLPRGTTWAQYSAALDSALDAVARFGPDALVVSLGVDTYVGDPISAFALEREHFPLMGRRLAQLRLPTVFVQEGGYAVEDLGLNVAGVLEGFDAGR
- a CDS encoding YciI family protein, whose translation is MTLTTALLLLTLGAAPAQPAAKKFEFDRHYLVLLERVPGAKKLPEAELAQLQKEHLAHLTRMGESGKMVLAGPFDEQDDVGMRGACIYRTATKAEAKQLAEQDPMVKAGRLKVQVMAWYTEKGYLAFPKAPPVEDAKDVAKDAGK